One window of the Anguilla rostrata isolate EN2019 chromosome 13, ASM1855537v3, whole genome shotgun sequence genome contains the following:
- the LOC135237754 gene encoding sterile alpha motif domain-containing protein 10-like isoform X2 has product MAVDGSSFQFCRAVLDHALSAEDLSYQRSRKMGGNLTWHDGRGQKTAGGRAVKLLQQPGTEPLQLRSSEALAVYHPSPSLSGLSRPVVLWSQQDVCRWLKRHCPHNYLSYVEVFSHHAITGRALLRLNGEKLGRMGIVQDKLKQEVLQQVLQLQVQEELTVWAVEHGRPVSQLPLAACHSPTHPGPLRGSTRVRWPLPCPVEKRRSFVSFLTADWLTIASC; this is encoded by the exons GGTCCAGTTTCCAGTTCTGCCGGGCGGTTCTGGACCATGCTCTCTCTGCTGAGGACCTCAGCTACCAGCGGTCCCGGAAGATGGGTGGGAACCTGACCTGGCACGATGGGCGGGGCCAGAAGACAGCGGGTGGCAGAGCCGTGAAACTCCTACAGCAGCCTGGGACCGAACCCCTGCAG ctgcGTTCCTCAGAGGCATTAGCAGTGTATCatcccagcccctccctctcaggcCTGTCCCGCCCAGTGGTGCTGTGGAGCCAGCAGGACGTGTGCAGGTGGCTGAAGAGGCACTGTCCTCACAACTACCTGAGCTATGTGGAGGTGTTCTCCCACCACGCCATTACAG ggCGGGCATTATTGAGACTGAATGGTGAGAAGCTGGGCCGTATGGGGATAGTACAGGACAAGCTGAAACAGGAGGTGCTCCAGcaggtgctgcagctgcaggtgcaAGAGGAG CTAACTGTATGGGCGGTGGAGCACGGCAGGCCTGTCTCCCAG CTTCCTTTGGCAGCCTGTCATAGCCCTACCCATCCAGGACCCTTAAGAGGAAGCACTCGGGTCAGATggcccctgccctgccctgtggaGAAAAGACGCTCTTTTGTATCTTTTCtaactgctgattggctgactatAGCCTCCTGTTGA
- the LOC135237754 gene encoding sterile alpha motif domain-containing protein 10-like isoform X1, whose amino-acid sequence MAVDAGSSFQFCRAVLDHALSAEDLSYQRSRKMGGNLTWHDGRGQKTAGGRAVKLLQQPGTEPLQLRSSEALAVYHPSPSLSGLSRPVVLWSQQDVCRWLKRHCPHNYLSYVEVFSHHAITGRALLRLNGEKLGRMGIVQDKLKQEVLQQVLQLQVQEELTVWAVEHGRPVSQLPLAACHSPTHPGPLRGSTRVRWPLPCPVEKRRSFVSFLTADWLTIASC is encoded by the exons CAGGGTCCAGTTTCCAGTTCTGCCGGGCGGTTCTGGACCATGCTCTCTCTGCTGAGGACCTCAGCTACCAGCGGTCCCGGAAGATGGGTGGGAACCTGACCTGGCACGATGGGCGGGGCCAGAAGACAGCGGGTGGCAGAGCCGTGAAACTCCTACAGCAGCCTGGGACCGAACCCCTGCAG ctgcGTTCCTCAGAGGCATTAGCAGTGTATCatcccagcccctccctctcaggcCTGTCCCGCCCAGTGGTGCTGTGGAGCCAGCAGGACGTGTGCAGGTGGCTGAAGAGGCACTGTCCTCACAACTACCTGAGCTATGTGGAGGTGTTCTCCCACCACGCCATTACAG ggCGGGCATTATTGAGACTGAATGGTGAGAAGCTGGGCCGTATGGGGATAGTACAGGACAAGCTGAAACAGGAGGTGCTCCAGcaggtgctgcagctgcaggtgcaAGAGGAG CTAACTGTATGGGCGGTGGAGCACGGCAGGCCTGTCTCCCAG CTTCCTTTGGCAGCCTGTCATAGCCCTACCCATCCAGGACCCTTAAGAGGAAGCACTCGGGTCAGATggcccctgccctgccctgtggaGAAAAGACGCTCTTTTGTATCTTTTCtaactgctgattggctgactatAGCCTCCTGTTGA
- the LOC135237754 gene encoding sterile alpha motif domain-containing protein 10-like isoform X3 has translation MAVDAGSSFQFCRAVLDHALSAEDLSYQRSRKMGGNLTWHDGRGQKTAGGRAVKLLQQPGTEPLQLRSSEALAVYHPSPSLSGLSRPVVLWSQQDVCRWLKRHCPHNYLSYVEVFSHHAITGRALLRLNGEKLGRMGIVQDKLKQEVLQQVLQLQVQEEVRNLQQLSRANCMGGGARQACLPASFGSLS, from the exons CAGGGTCCAGTTTCCAGTTCTGCCGGGCGGTTCTGGACCATGCTCTCTCTGCTGAGGACCTCAGCTACCAGCGGTCCCGGAAGATGGGTGGGAACCTGACCTGGCACGATGGGCGGGGCCAGAAGACAGCGGGTGGCAGAGCCGTGAAACTCCTACAGCAGCCTGGGACCGAACCCCTGCAG ctgcGTTCCTCAGAGGCATTAGCAGTGTATCatcccagcccctccctctcaggcCTGTCCCGCCCAGTGGTGCTGTGGAGCCAGCAGGACGTGTGCAGGTGGCTGAAGAGGCACTGTCCTCACAACTACCTGAGCTATGTGGAGGTGTTCTCCCACCACGCCATTACAG ggCGGGCATTATTGAGACTGAATGGTGAGAAGCTGGGCCGTATGGGGATAGTACAGGACAAGCTGAAACAGGAGGTGCTCCAGcaggtgctgcagctgcaggtgcaAGAGGAGGTGAGGaacctgcagcagctcagccGAG CTAACTGTATGGGCGGTGGAGCACGGCAGGCCTGTCTCCCAG CTTCCTTTGGCAGCCTGTCATAG